The bacterium nucleotide sequence GTTGTTGAAGGTGAAGCTGCGCCCCGCCCAGCTCAGGATCACGTAGGCGATCATCTGGGCCAGCGTCAGCCCGCCCAGCCGCGCCGCCTCGGCGCCCTCCGGCCGGCTGGCGTAGATCGCGGAGAACAGGAAATAGTTGCCGGCCACGAAGACCGTGTAGCTGACCACGCCGGTGTAGTAGCGCAGCCGGTAGGCCAGCATCTTCAGGAAGGCCAGCCGCACGAACTGCAGGTAGAGGGCGACGCTGGCCGCGCGGCCGCGCCGCCAGCGCGGGAGCGCCGGCGCCCCGGCCCCGATCACGACAGCTCCCCGGCGTCGCCGCGGCGGTAGATGCCGCGCACGATCTCCTCGATGCTCTGCTCGGCGAGGCGCAGGTCCAGGACCGCCTGGGCGTTGACGACCCTCTTGATGACCTCGGCGCCGCGCACGTCGCGCCGGCTGAAGTCGGCGACGTGAAGAAGGCCCGCCGCCTCGCGCCACTGCACCGGCAGGCCGGCGGTCGCGGCGGCCAGGTCCGCGCTCGGGACGGGTTCGCGCAGCTCGACGTGCAGCGCGACGCGGTCGTCGACCCGCGCCCGCAGCCCCTCGAGGTCCCCGTCGTAGAGCACGCGGCCGTGGTCGATGATGATCACGCGCCGGCAGAGCTGCTGGATGTCGCCGAGGTCGTGGGTCGTCAGCAGCACGGTCGTGCCCTGGCTCTCGCGGATGTCGCGCAGGAACGTGCGCACGCTCTCCTTGGCCACGACGTCCAGGCCGATCGTCGGCTCGTCCAGGAACAGCAGGCGCGGCGAGTGCAGCAGCGCCGCCGCGAGCTCGCAGCGCATGCGCTGGCCCAGGGACAGCTTGCGCACCGGCTGGTGCAGGAACTCCCCCAAGCCCAGCAGTTCGTCCAGGCGGCCGAGCTGGCGGCGGTAGTCCGCGTCCGGCACCTCGTAGATCTTCTGCAGCAGGCGGAAGGATTCGACCACCGCCAGGTCCCACCACAGCTGGGTGCGCTGCCCGAAGACCGCCCCGATGTGGCGCGTGTAGTGGCCCCGGTCGCGCCAGGGCACCAGACCGCCGATGTCGACGGTGCCGGAGGTCGGGGTCA carries:
- a CDS encoding ATP-binding cassette domain-containing protein, with translation MNAADLPLIRVRDLCRDYSVSRRREGVRGGVVDLLRPRRETLHAVDRVSFDVAAGEMVGYIGANGAGKSTTIKMLTGILTPTSGTVDIGGLVPWRDRGHYTRHIGAVFGQRTQLWWDLAVVESFRLLQKIYEVPDADYRRQLGRLDELLGLGEFLHQPVRKLSLGQRMRCELAAALLHSPRLLFLDEPTIGLDVVAKESVRTFLRDIRESQGTTVLLTTHDLGDIQQLCRRVIIIDHGRVLYDGDLEGLRARVDDRVALHVELREPVPSADLAAATAGLPVQWREAAGLLHVADFSRRDVRGAEVIKRVVNAQAVLDLRLAEQSIEEIVRGIYRRGDAGELS